One window of the Spea bombifrons isolate aSpeBom1 chromosome 8, aSpeBom1.2.pri, whole genome shotgun sequence genome contains the following:
- the ERCC6L gene encoding DNA excision repair protein ERCC-6-like produces MEERVSRGSSDCSVPGSTRVDPEQADNYERYVKKAKHEAKNGNLSKSIEYFRIADNIYPSEKLKGRIEKLEEALKQLDLQEEQDDEFVDVLNSGLMVYKELYAKLFEHQKEGVAFLYSLYRDGRKGGILADDMGLGKTIQVIAFLSGMFDAELIKCVLLIMPTTLISNWVREFEKWTPGMRVNEFHGTSKKERTRDLEKIQRKGGIIITTYQMLINNWQQISTYNGREFVWDYIILDEAHKIKTSSTKTAKACYAIPAKNRILLTGTPIQNNLREMWSLYDFACQGTLLGTLKTFKMEYENPITRAREKDSTPGEKALGLKISENLMKIIQPYFIRRTKSDVQKKKVPENQTSTETSTRGLTMPSLSRKNDLIIWVYLSSIQEDVYRKFISLDQIKELLMTTRSPLAELTILKKLCDHPRLLSARACVQLGLEGDDYQYNEGDHETVTKFDHLSDEALIEESGKLSFLIELLQQLREEGHRTLVFSQSRKMLDIIDRILCNRGFKIMRIDGTVPIVEREKVINKFQSNRSYSVLLLTTQVGGVGLTLTAADRVVIFDPSWNPATDAQAVDRAYRIGQQENVVIYRLITCGTVEEKIYRRQIFKDSLIRQTTGDKKNPFRYFTKHELKELFLLEDTRTSSTQIQLQNMHAAQRKTDTHLDLHIAYLHTLDIFGISDHDLIYAHEVCSQDDDDQYEDECEGHYIQQRVQKAHELMQMESQMNKQLMEQIQNGTEGAWLRQTEAPEKVKEKRNTNPKEYNSHPVTVDLTVDDIGNISCQMTSIVIGDSSGDEDESLQPAPFAMTVPSLKNGNTTGTSSSPTTSLAERNSPFTNYQNILSPEEVRDADMIPTKKDVGFELLGEPHGAEGNAYSVTVVSESISTLNTAHKTSSDPRRHSEGIDSTVEVNTTLGMKKEHCETSLSMQKSQLPCDFNLLLEDSMEKDVSNCSMRETESVMETSVAPEMEPMLVLEDSIENTTEEVKLLHTSKEFKSETNEISISNLKTEVDCFQVSVDKSSDEIDDLAVNENAKIDIGNVDIQFNVNLDSEDEEEMHFTVKNKAKRRVLSDSESDGSVFVVDEIDKINSPFNSPSIKGISASTPKLEKSLSDSLFAQRRSYGGRRSIASRRSIVHVAVEEATDVQETIDDGTTEDSEEGEDEFIAGEAKETENEEYVELEEEPVGETLPLEESIVTSQEDYESDSFVVKSSSEQEEDGSTNESTGEVELGSGEQMDSLAQETDCGQVVSLNESYTSLVKRGKQFKDDGCVKEALDCFLKALDIKSGDPEVMMMTLSLYRQLS; encoded by the coding sequence CTAtgtgaaaaaagcaaaacacgAAGCAAAAAACGGAAACCTTTCAAAATCAATAGAGTATTTCCGAATAGCAGACAACATATATCCTAGTGAAAAGTTAAAGGGTCGTATAGAAAAACTTGAAGAAGCACTTAAACAGCTTGATCTGCAAGAAGAGCAAGATGACGAGTTTGTGGATGTGTTAAACAGTGGATTGATGGTTTACAAAGAATTGTATGCCAAGCTGTTTGAACATCAGAAAGAAGGTGTTGCTTTTCTTTATAGTCTCTACAGAGATGGACGAAAAGGAGGCATTTTGGCTGATGACATGGGCCTAGGAAAGACTATACAAGTTATTGCATTTCTCTCTGGAATGTTTGATGCTGAGCTCATCAAATGTGTTCTACTGATTATGCCAACCACACTAATTAGCAATTGGGTAAGGGAGTTTGAGAAGTGGACTCCAGGCATGAGAGTAAATGAGTTCCATGGCACAAGCAAGAAAGAGCGGACTAGAGATctagaaaaaatacaaagaaagggAGGTATCATAATTACTACTTACCAAATGTTGATCAATAACTGGCAACAGATCTCCACCTACAATGGAAGAGAGTTTGTGTGGGACTATATTATTCTAGATGAAGCACACAAAATTAAAACCTCGTCAACAAAGACAGCAAAAGCTTGTTATGCAATTCCTGCAAAGAATCGTATCCTCCTTACTGGGACACCCATCCAAAATAATCTTCGTGAGATGTGGTCGCTTTATGACTTTGCTTGTCAAGGAACTCTTTTAGGAACATTAAAGACTTTTAAGATGGAGTATGAAAATCCAATTACACGAGCAAGGGAGAAAGATTCCACACCAGGTGAAAAAGCTCTTGGACTAAAGATTTCAGAGAACCTCATGAAAATCATACAACCCTATTTCATCAGACGGACAAAAAGTGACGTGCAAAAGAAAAAGGTGCCTGAAAATCAAACCAGCACAGAAACAAGCACAAGAGGCCTTACTATGCCATCTCTATCAAGAAAGAATGATTTAATAATATGGGTATACTTATCATCAATTCAAGAAGATGTGTATCGCAAATTTATTTCTCTAGACCAAATCAAGGAATTGCTAATGACTACTAGATCCCCTCTTGCTGAGTTGACCATCTTAAAAAAGTTATGTGATCACCCCAGGCTTCTCTCTGCACGAGCTTGTGTTCAGCTTGGATTGGAAGGAGATGATTACCAATACAATGAAGGTGATCATGAAACAGTAACAAAGTTTGATCATCTTTCTGATGAGGCTCTAATTGAGGAATCTGGAAAGCTGTCATTTCTCATTGAACTTTTACAACAACTCAGAGAGGAGGGGCATAGAACTCTTGTTTTTTCTCAGTCACGAAAAATGCTAGATATTATTGATCGTATCTTGTGCAACAGAGGTTTTAAGATTATGCGCATTGATGGAACTGTCCCCATTGTAGAAAGGGAAAAGGTTATAAACAAGTTTCAGAGCAATAGAAGTTATAGTGTGCTGTTGCTTACAACGCAGGTTGGTGGTGTTGGGCTAACACTAACTGCTGCTGATCGTGTGGTTATCTTCGATCCCAGCTGGAACCCAGCAACCGATGCTCAAGCTGTTGATAGAGCGTACCGCATAGGACAGCAAGAGAATGTGGTGATTTATAGGCTTATCACATGTGGCACAGTAGAGGAGAAAATTTACAGAAGACAGATCTTTAAGGATTCCTTAATTAGACAAACAACAGGTGATAAGAAGAATCCTTTTCGCTATTTCACAAAGCACGAGttaaaggaattatttttattagaagaCACCCGAACATCTTCAACACAAATTCAGCTTCAGAATATGCATGCAGCTCAGAGAAAAACAGATACTCACCTAGATCTGCATATTGCTTACCTGCATACATTGGACATATTTGGCATTTCAGACCATGACCTTATCTATGCACATGAAGTGTGCTCACAAGATGATGATGATCAATATGAAGATGAGTGTGAAGGTCATTACATTCAACAGAGGGTGCAGAAGGCTCATGAGTTAATGCAGATGGAATCACAAATGAATAAGCAACTAATGGAACAAATACAAAATGGAACTGAAGGAGCATGGTTAAGACAAACTGAAGCCCCTGAAAAAGTGAAGGAAAAACGCAATACCAATCCTAAGGAGTACAACTCTCATCCTGTGACTGTTGATCTCACAGTAGATGATATTGGCAACATCAGCTGCCAAATGACCAGTATAGTGATAGGAGATTCCAGTGGGGATGAGGATGAAAGTCTTCAACCTGCTCCTTTTGCCATGACGGTGCCTAGCCTAAAAAATGGAAACACCACTGGAACTAGTTCATCTCCCACTACTTCTTTAGCTGAAAGAAATTCTCCGTTTACCAACtaccaaaacattttaagtCCTGAAGAAGTAAGAGATGCTGATATGATTCCTACTAAGAAAGATGTCGGTTTTGAACTGTTAGGTGAGCCACATGGGGCAGAGGGTAATGCTTATAGTGTTACTGTAGTTTCAGAAAGCATTTCAACACTGAATACAGCTCATAAAACATCAAGTGACCCTAGAAGACATTCAGAAGGTATTGATAGTACTGTAGAAGTTAACACCACATTGGGTATGAAAAAAGAACATTGTGAAACTAGCTTGTCCATGCAAAAGTCCCAATTACCGTGTGATTTCAATCTTTTGTTGGAGGACTCCATGGAAAAAGATGTGTCCAATTGTTCTATGAGGGAGACAGAGAGTGTTATGGAGACATCGGTGGCCCCGGAGATGGAACCAATGCTGGTGCTAGAAGATTCCATAGAAAACACTACAGAAGAGGTCAAACTTTTGCACACATCCAAAGAATTTAAAAgcgaaacaaatgaaataagtaTCTCAAACTTAAAAACTGAAGTAGACTGTTTTCAAGTATCGGTGGACAAAAGTAGTGATGAAATCGATGATTTAGCAGTTAATGAAAATGCTAAAATTGATATTGGTAATGTGGATATTCAGTTTAATGTCAATTTAGATagtgaagatgaagaggaaatgcATTTCACtgttaaaaacaaagcaaaacgaAGAGTCTTGTCTGACAGTGAGTCAGATGGCTCGGTGTTTGTTGTAGATGAGattgataaaataaattctCCTTTTAACAGTCCGTCCATAAAGGGAATAAGTGCTTCTACACCAAAACTTGAGAAATCTTTATCAGACTCACTTTTTGCTCAGAGGAGGAGTTACGGAGGTCGCAGATCTATTGCATCTAGAAGGTCTATTGTCCATGTTGCAGTTGAAGAAGCAACAGATGTGCAGGAAACTATTGATGATGGCACCACAgaagatagtgaggagggagaaGATGAATTTATTGCGGGGGAAGccaaagaaactgaaaatgaagAGTATGTGGAATTGGAGGAGGAGCCAGTTGGAGAGACTCTCCCACTAGAGGAAAGCATAGTGACTTCTCAAGAGGACTATGAATCAGATAGTTTTGTAGTCAAAAGTTCATCAGAGCAAGAAGAAGATGGCAGCACAAATGAATCTACTGGTGAGGTGGAACTAGGCTCTGGAGAGCAGATGGACTCCCTTGCTCAAGAAACTGATTGTGGGCAAGTAGTTTCATTAAATGAAAGTTACACCTCTCTAGTGAAACGTGGAAAACAATTTAAAGATGATGGATGTGTGAAAGAAGCATTGGACTGTTTCTTGAAAGCCCTTGACATAAAATCAGGGGACCCAGAGGTTATGATGATGACATTAAGCTTATATAGACAGTTATCGTAG